From Streptomonospora salina, the proteins below share one genomic window:
- a CDS encoding ABC transporter permease: MTARAALGRLGVAAAQLLALSVLVFTATEALPGDAAEAVLGEDYTPQQAAEIRARMGLDEPPTIRFLQWWQDLLTGDLGTSLISGRPVTDLVARSLPPTLILAAATVALLVPLAAALGLAAGAGEGGRLDRAVTTATLVLYSIPDFALAMLLVLGLSLQVRLLPATAMGADGWRLLTDPLLLVLPVAVLLCRVAALLVRQVRAGTADAMRSEYAAHARRLGVGRRRLLLRHVAPNALAPASEELARVGDNLFSGVLVVEVVFAVPGVAGGVVDAVAMRDVPVVQGYVFVLGAVTIALNQAAELVSRRLVPRIEQVRR, from the coding sequence GTGACGGCACGGGCCGCCCTCGGCCGCCTCGGCGTGGCCGCCGCGCAGCTGCTCGCCCTGTCGGTGCTGGTGTTCACCGCGACCGAGGCGCTGCCCGGCGACGCAGCCGAGGCGGTCCTCGGCGAGGACTACACCCCGCAGCAGGCGGCGGAGATCCGCGCCCGGATGGGCCTGGACGAGCCGCCGACGATCCGGTTCCTCCAGTGGTGGCAGGACCTGCTCACCGGCGACCTCGGAACCTCGCTGATCTCGGGCCGGCCGGTCACCGACCTGGTGGCCCGATCCCTGCCGCCCACCCTCATCCTGGCCGCCGCGACGGTGGCGCTGCTGGTGCCCCTGGCCGCGGCCCTCGGCCTGGCCGCCGGGGCCGGGGAGGGCGGCCGCCTGGACCGGGCCGTGACCACGGCCACCCTTGTGCTGTACTCCATCCCCGACTTCGCGCTGGCGATGCTGCTGGTCCTGGGGCTGTCCCTGCAGGTGCGCCTGCTTCCCGCCACCGCGATGGGCGCCGACGGCTGGCGGCTGCTCACCGACCCGCTACTGCTGGTGCTGCCCGTCGCGGTCCTGCTGTGCCGGGTCGCGGCGCTGCTCGTCCGCCAGGTGCGCGCGGGCACCGCCGATGCCATGCGCAGCGAATACGCCGCCCACGCCCGCCGCCTCGGTGTGGGGCGCCGCCGGCTGCTGCTGCGCCATGTCGCTCCCAACGCCCTCGCCCCCGCATCCGAGGAGCTGGCGCGCGTCGGAGACAACCTGTTCTCGGGAGTGCTGGTCGTGGAGGTCGTGTTCGCGGTCCCCGGAGTCGCGGGGGGAGTCGTCGACGCGGTCGCCATGCGCGACGTTCCCGTGGTCCAGGGGTACGTCTTCGTTCTCGGCGCGGTGACGATCGCCCTCAACCAGGCGGCCGAGCTGGTCTCCCGGCGGCTCGTGCCGCGGATCGAGCAGGTGCGCCGGTGA
- a CDS encoding ABC transporter ATP-binding protein — protein sequence MDRSEPVAEAQGLRVCVDGRPLVEGASLTAAAGAVTALVGPSGSGKTTTARALLGEWPRAAAVSGRIRVDGVDVVDGGYRASERDLERLRGGTVAYLPQDSAAALNPARRVGSVLRELAAIHDPPGGRGRARAAALRSASLEALRTAALPADTDTLRRFPHRFSGGQRQRVALAQTLVCRPRLLVLDEPTTGLDAATKLSVIGTVRGLAETGLAVLLLSHDRAAVDALADTVVRLGGERRRSGAGRLPRPVGGAGPPAAARRSANGSAPLLRVRGLGARHRAGRRRTLAVDGADLDLGAGTVSGLIGPSGGGKTTLARCVAGLHTPASGTVELADRPLPPLARRDTEQVRRVQYVWQEVLTSFDADRPVDVQIARTAVRLRGLGRTESLTEARTLLEGFGVGAATAARRPAQISGGELQRAALARALLAHPDVLVCDEVTTALDGERQADVLGALCATATERGTALLLISHDLGLVAEYAEHAAVMAGGRIVENAPCDRLIAAPATAQSRTLVEASGLQRTATST from the coding sequence ATGGACCGGTCCGAACCGGTCGCCGAAGCGCAGGGCCTGAGGGTGTGCGTGGACGGGCGGCCGCTCGTGGAGGGCGCCTCGTTGACCGCCGCCGCCGGCGCGGTGACCGCCCTGGTGGGGCCCTCCGGCAGCGGCAAGACCACCACCGCGCGTGCGCTGCTGGGGGAGTGGCCGCGTGCGGCCGCCGTCTCGGGCCGGATCCGGGTCGACGGCGTGGACGTGGTCGACGGCGGGTACCGCGCATCCGAGCGGGACCTGGAGCGGCTGCGCGGCGGCACCGTCGCCTACCTGCCGCAGGACTCGGCCGCCGCGCTGAACCCGGCCCGGCGCGTGGGTTCGGTCCTGCGGGAACTGGCCGCGATCCACGATCCGCCCGGCGGCCGGGGCCGCGCGCGTGCCGCCGCTCTGCGGTCCGCGTCCCTGGAGGCGCTGCGCACGGCCGCCCTGCCGGCCGACACCGACACCCTCCGCCGGTTCCCGCACCGCTTCTCCGGCGGACAGCGGCAGCGCGTCGCGCTCGCCCAGACACTCGTGTGCCGCCCGCGCCTGCTCGTATTGGACGAACCCACCACCGGACTGGACGCGGCGACGAAACTCAGCGTCATCGGCACGGTGCGCGGCCTCGCCGAAACCGGGTTGGCCGTGCTGCTGCTCAGCCACGACCGCGCGGCGGTGGACGCGCTGGCCGACACCGTCGTGCGCCTGGGAGGCGAGCGGCGGCGCAGCGGCGCCGGCCGCCTGCCCCGGCCTGTGGGCGGTGCCGGCCCGCCCGCGGCCGCGCGGCGGTCGGCGAACGGCTCTGCGCCCCTGCTGCGGGTGCGGGGACTGGGCGCCCGCCACCGCGCCGGGCGCAGGCGCACCCTCGCCGTGGACGGCGCGGATCTCGACCTCGGGGCGGGCACGGTGTCCGGTCTCATCGGCCCCTCCGGCGGCGGCAAAACGACCCTCGCCCGGTGCGTCGCCGGGCTGCACACCCCCGCGTCGGGCACCGTGGAGCTGGCCGACCGCCCCCTGCCGCCGCTCGCGCGCCGCGACACGGAGCAGGTGCGGCGTGTGCAATACGTCTGGCAGGAAGTGCTGACCTCCTTCGACGCGGACCGGCCCGTGGACGTCCAGATCGCGCGCACCGCGGTCCGGCTGCGCGGACTCGGGCGGACGGAGTCGCTGACCGAGGCCCGCACACTCTTGGAGGGCTTCGGCGTGGGCGCGGCGACCGCGGCCCGCCGGCCCGCGCAGATCTCGGGCGGCGAGCTGCAGCGCGCCGCGCTGGCCCGCGCCCTGCTGGCCCACCCCGATGTACTCGTATGCGACGAGGTCACCACGGCCCTGGACGGCGAACGCCAGGCGGACGTCCTCGGCGCGCTCTGCGCGACGGCCACGGAGCGCGGTACGGCGCTGCTGCTCATCAGCCACGACCTCGGCCTCGTCGCCGAGTACGCCGAGCACGCGGCCGTCATGGCCGGAGGACGCATCGTCGAGAACGCCCCCTGCGACAGGTTGATCGCCGCACCCGCGACCGCGCAGAGCCGGACACTCGTCGAGGCGAGCGGGCTTCAGCGCACCGCCACCAGCACATAG
- a CDS encoding ABC transporter permease subunit, with product MRRRAALPLAMVLVPAATGLAGPLLAPLVAADPGPPFAAPGGGYPLGTDRLGRDVLTQLLLGGRSVLAVSLAAVALAYAVGGAIGLAAAAARRGWADAALLRPLDVVMGVPSLLMISVVAVWWSSQAAVIAAVVAVTNAPGVARLVRAAALDAVSAPVFQAMRLQGESRARLYFGYVGRRVLRPVAADTGTRITAAIALVASANFLGLGPGPTAPDWAVAVAHNRTGLTVQPLAPLAPVAMLVSFTVGLNLLWDRAIRARTQPGPRREWTWTGPNRSPKRRA from the coding sequence ATGCGGCGGCGCGCGGCGCTCCCCCTCGCCATGGTCCTGGTACCCGCTGCGACCGGGCTGGCCGGACCGCTGCTGGCACCGCTGGTCGCGGCCGATCCGGGGCCGCCGTTCGCCGCGCCCGGCGGCGGCTACCCGCTCGGAACCGACCGGCTGGGCCGCGACGTGCTCACCCAGCTGCTGCTGGGCGGCCGCTCGGTCCTGGCCGTGTCGCTGGCCGCGGTCGCGCTCGCCTACGCCGTCGGCGGCGCGATCGGCCTCGCGGCGGCCGCCGCCCGCCGCGGCTGGGCGGACGCGGCGCTGCTGCGCCCGCTCGACGTCGTGATGGGCGTGCCCTCGCTCCTGATGATCAGCGTCGTCGCGGTGTGGTGGTCGTCGCAGGCCGCAGTGATCGCCGCCGTGGTCGCCGTCACCAACGCGCCGGGCGTGGCGCGCCTGGTCCGGGCGGCGGCGCTGGACGCGGTGAGCGCACCGGTGTTCCAGGCCATGCGGCTGCAGGGGGAGAGCCGCGCCCGCCTCTACTTCGGCTACGTCGGCAGGCGCGTTCTGCGTCCCGTCGCCGCCGACACGGGCACCCGGATCACCGCTGCGATCGCGCTGGTCGCATCGGCCAACTTCCTCGGCCTCGGCCCCGGGCCCACGGCACCGGACTGGGCCGTGGCCGTCGCGCACAACCGCACGGGCCTGACCGTGCAGCCGCTCGCCCCGCTGGCGCCGGTGGCGATGCTCGTCTCTTTCACCGTGGGGCTGAACCTGCTGTGGGACCGCGCGATCCGCGCCCGGACGCAGCCGGGACCGAGAAGGGAGTGGACATGGACCGGTCCGAACCGGTCGCCGAAGCGCAGGGCCTGA
- a CDS encoding DUF2231 domain-containing protein: MVLHANPRAARRRSRVPTVVLRAAVILGSGSASFEMLRHLTERLPVMTTPRRVSTRVQPIAVRDVLRLLVAALRLPAETDRTFDIGGPDVLTCARMVQRFARLARLRPRLIVPVPVLTPGLSSLWVGLVTPVPGAVARPLIESLRNEATCGENDLAGLLGDDDRLGYDQAVELALSRVREAEVDTRWSSAAWACERRRGAGASGRPAAAPAVVAGAPGRAEPSRDAVRPTAGTVLPHCGRHRADPVSPAMTPHLRATPVRRVGAGQRQCRPRRHPHRRRERARAAAPSPVSAVGPAGRGASAREEYSMTHEPTPSRAAVKGHPVHPMLVALPIGLIVAALAADIGYVAEGSPAWASAGVWLVGGGLFSGLAAAVPGLVDFIGVRKIRKSAAALRHGAANGVVLVLLLVTFLLRIPDPEGAVLPTGLMLTALSTAILGYAGWLGGELSFRRMFGVDPS, from the coding sequence ATGGTGCTGCACGCGAACCCGCGCGCGGCCCGCCGGCGCTCGCGCGTTCCCACCGTGGTCCTGCGTGCCGCCGTGATCCTGGGGTCGGGTTCGGCGTCCTTCGAGATGCTGCGCCACCTGACCGAGCGCCTGCCGGTCATGACCACGCCGCGCCGGGTCTCCACCCGGGTCCAGCCGATCGCGGTGCGCGATGTGCTCCGGCTGCTCGTGGCCGCGCTGCGGCTGCCCGCCGAGACCGACCGCACCTTCGACATCGGCGGCCCCGATGTCCTCACCTGTGCCCGGATGGTCCAGCGCTTCGCGCGCCTGGCCAGGCTGAGGCCGCGGCTGATCGTTCCGGTCCCCGTGCTTACACCCGGGCTGTCGAGCCTGTGGGTGGGACTGGTGACGCCGGTGCCGGGCGCCGTCGCCCGCCCGCTCATCGAGTCGCTGCGCAACGAGGCCACCTGCGGCGAGAACGACCTCGCCGGCCTGCTCGGCGACGACGACCGTCTCGGGTACGACCAGGCCGTCGAACTGGCCTTGAGCCGGGTGCGCGAAGCCGAGGTCGACACCCGCTGGTCGTCGGCGGCGTGGGCCTGCGAGCGCCGTCGAGGCGCAGGAGCGTCCGGCCGACCGGCGGCAGCCCCGGCCGTCGTCGCGGGTGCACCGGGCCGGGCCGAGCCGAGCCGGGACGCGGTGCGCCCCACCGCCGGAACGGTGCTCCCCCACTGCGGTCGCCACCGGGCAGACCCCGTCTCGCCTGCTATGACGCCACACCTTCGGGCGACACCGGTGCGCCGCGTGGGAGCCGGGCAGCGGCAGTGCCGGCCGCGGCGGCATCCGCACCGGCGGCGGGAGAGAGCCCGCGCGGCGGCGCCGTCGCCGGTTAGCGCCGTCGGCCCCGCGGGTAGGGGCGCTTCTGCGCGGGAGGAGTATTCGATGACTCACGAGCCGACGCCCAGCCGTGCGGCGGTCAAGGGGCACCCCGTCCATCCGATGCTGGTCGCGCTGCCGATCGGCCTGATCGTCGCCGCATTGGCCGCGGACATCGGGTACGTGGCCGAAGGGTCCCCGGCCTGGGCCTCGGCCGGCGTGTGGCTGGTCGGCGGCGGCCTTTTCAGCGGCCTGGCAGCAGCCGTGCCCGGTCTCGTGGATTTCATCGGAGTCCGGAAGATCCGCAAGAGCGCGGCGGCGCTGCGGCACGGAGCCGCCAACGGCGTCGTGCTGGTTCTGCTCCTGGTCACGTTTCTGCTGCGGATTCCCGATCCGGAAGGCGCGGTGCTGCCGACGGGGCTGATGCTTACGGCGCTCAGCACGGCGATTCTCGGGTACGCGGGGTGGCTCGGCGGTGAGCTCTCCTTCAGGCGCATGTTCGGCGTCGACCCGTCGTAG
- a CDS encoding universal stress protein, with protein sequence MSDTTNTDNRTEAAGVVVGMDGSAASRTALDWAARAAADRALPLTVLHALSMPLVAVPFGHAVRITPPPETADHATRLLEGAVDRVGRIHPGLDVRTEVSSLSSAHALLAAARRAAMVVVGSRGLGGVASAFLGAVGVRVSAHAPCPVAVVPEPREDAGGEREGEWRRRGRVVVGMDGSAGSDGALRFALDHASRTGAELVAVHAWLISAPIDAAALTDPSYVAEHRRAADRAETHVRTTVEQARTPETADVPVRSAVVEDHPAHALLTEGAGAALIVVGSRGRGGFAGLLLGSVSQAVLHHAPAPVVVTRPRESGADTA encoded by the coding sequence ATGAGCGATACCACGAACACGGACAACCGTACCGAGGCCGCCGGCGTCGTGGTGGGCATGGACGGCTCGGCCGCGAGCCGGACGGCCCTGGATTGGGCGGCCCGCGCGGCCGCCGACCGCGCCCTGCCGCTGACCGTGCTGCACGCGCTGAGCATGCCCCTGGTCGCGGTTCCGTTCGGGCACGCGGTGCGGATAACGCCCCCGCCCGAAACCGCCGACCACGCCACGCGCCTGCTGGAGGGCGCCGTCGACCGCGTCGGCCGGATCCACCCGGGACTCGACGTGCGCACCGAGGTCTCCTCCCTCAGCTCCGCCCACGCTCTACTGGCCGCAGCGCGCCGGGCGGCGATGGTGGTCGTGGGCTCACGCGGCCTGGGCGGCGTCGCATCGGCCTTTTTGGGTGCGGTGGGCGTCCGCGTCAGCGCGCATGCGCCCTGCCCCGTCGCGGTGGTCCCGGAACCGCGCGAGGACGCCGGCGGCGAGCGGGAAGGCGAGTGGCGACGGCGCGGCCGTGTGGTGGTGGGGATGGACGGATCCGCCGGTTCCGACGGCGCTCTGCGGTTCGCCCTGGACCACGCCTCGCGTACGGGCGCCGAACTCGTCGCCGTACACGCGTGGCTGATATCGGCGCCCATCGACGCCGCAGCCCTCACGGACCCCTCCTACGTCGCCGAGCACCGGCGCGCCGCCGACCGCGCCGAGACGCACGTACGCACCACGGTGGAACAGGCCCGCACTCCCGAGACCGCCGACGTTCCGGTCCGGTCAGCCGTGGTCGAGGACCACCCCGCCCACGCCCTGCTCACCGAAGGCGCCGGGGCCGCCCTCATCGTCGTGGGCTCGCGCGGGCGCGGCGGCTTCGCGGGTCTGCTGCTGGGGTCGGTGAGCCAGGCGGTGCTCCACCACGCCCCGGCGCCGGTCGTGGTGACGCGGCCCCGGGAGTCGGGAGCCGACACCGCGTGA
- a CDS encoding ABC transporter permease produces the protein MTAPTPPAGRMRWAFSDGLTLVGRELGRLRREPGQLVAMLVFPAVMVVLFGYVFGSAITVPDGGDYRAYLMPGLFSMVAFTAVTTVTVRVAGDASRGVMDRFASMPTARSAVPFGAAGADLLVGLLSLAVMAGAGLLVGWQPQRGLLPAAGAFLLMTVLRYALSWGGVYLGLVVKNDEAADQLVPLLLPFTMLSNAFVPTGGMPGWLRVLADWNPVSALTAASRELFGNPGATSPDAAWPLAHPVAAVLIWSAALLAVFVPLSVRTYGRTGR, from the coding sequence ATGACCGCCCCGACCCCGCCGGCGGGCCGCATGCGCTGGGCGTTCTCCGACGGCCTGACCCTGGTCGGCCGCGAGCTGGGCCGGCTGCGGCGGGAGCCCGGGCAGCTCGTCGCCATGCTGGTGTTCCCCGCCGTCATGGTGGTGCTGTTCGGCTACGTGTTCGGCAGCGCGATCACGGTGCCGGACGGCGGCGACTATCGCGCCTACCTGATGCCGGGCCTGTTCTCGATGGTGGCCTTCACGGCCGTCACGACGGTCACGGTGCGCGTGGCCGGCGACGCCTCCCGCGGCGTGATGGACCGGTTCGCGTCCATGCCGACGGCGCGGTCGGCCGTGCCGTTCGGGGCGGCCGGTGCCGACCTTCTGGTCGGTCTGCTGTCGCTGGCCGTCATGGCGGGGGCGGGCCTGCTGGTGGGATGGCAGCCGCAGCGCGGCCTGCTTCCCGCGGCCGGGGCGTTCCTGCTGATGACGGTGCTGCGGTACGCGCTGAGCTGGGGCGGCGTCTACCTGGGACTGGTGGTGAAGAACGACGAGGCCGCCGACCAGCTGGTTCCGCTGCTGCTGCCGTTCACGATGCTGTCCAACGCGTTCGTCCCGACCGGCGGCATGCCGGGGTGGCTGCGGGTGCTCGCCGACTGGAACCCCGTGAGCGCGCTCACCGCCGCCTCCCGGGAACTGTTCGGCAATCCGGGTGCGACGTCCCCGGACGCGGCGTGGCCGCTCGCGCACCCCGTGGCCGCCGTCCTGATCTGGTCGGCCGCGCTGCTGGCGGTCTTCGTCCCGCTGTCGGTCCGCACCTACGGGCGCACAGGGCGCTGA
- a CDS encoding ABC transporter substrate-binding protein, translating to MPIETTRRAALGLGALGAGAVLLGGCSGDPAPERPRSGGRVRALFAGGGANESMDPHVQPLFIDQARHKALYEKLTQFNADMSPRGQLAEDWTVDEGGARWRFRLRAARFHDGRTVTADDVLASYARITAPADTPRNGRTLLARVDLGNSRAVEERTVELRLTSPTYELPALLAGTGMHIVPADFDDRDPATDAVGSGAFTLASFEAGRSMRAERFGDHWDGGARIGELEILSAESEARGNALLGGQGEYIHDMSATFARSNEDNPDVTVVRTPNSGMAAMAMKTDRAPFDDPRVRKAFRLLVDRERLVDVVSAGTARVGNDVFGSGYRYFDDDLPQRGRDLDRARRLLREAGAQDLEVALDTSEAAPGFVDAATLFAEQAAEAGATVDVRVGNQDTYFSDILDQGVFASYRSGSMPIPNHLALRMVSDAPQNVTGWKRAGFDEAFARAQATADEQERTRRYHELQQELHDDGGLIVWGYTEWINATAASLRGVERDAPPNTADWARFDRVWLE from the coding sequence ATGCCGATAGAAACGACACGCCGGGCGGCGCTGGGCCTGGGAGCGCTCGGCGCCGGCGCGGTCCTGCTCGGCGGATGCTCCGGTGATCCGGCCCCGGAACGGCCCCGAAGCGGCGGCCGGGTCCGCGCGCTCTTCGCGGGCGGAGGCGCCAACGAGTCGATGGATCCGCACGTCCAGCCGCTGTTCATCGACCAGGCCCGGCACAAGGCGCTGTACGAGAAGCTGACCCAGTTCAACGCCGACATGTCGCCGCGCGGCCAGCTCGCCGAGGACTGGACGGTCGACGAGGGCGGCGCCCGGTGGCGGTTCCGGCTGCGCGCCGCCCGATTCCACGACGGCCGCACGGTGACCGCCGACGACGTGCTGGCCAGCTACGCGCGCATCACGGCCCCCGCCGACACCCCGCGCAACGGCCGCACCCTGCTGGCCCGGGTCGACCTGGGCAACTCCCGAGCGGTGGAGGAGCGCACGGTCGAGCTGCGGCTGACCTCGCCCACCTACGAGCTGCCCGCGCTTCTCGCCGGTACCGGCATGCACATCGTCCCGGCCGACTTCGACGACCGCGACCCCGCCACCGACGCAGTGGGGTCGGGAGCGTTCACTCTCGCCTCCTTCGAGGCCGGCCGGTCGATGCGCGCGGAGCGGTTCGGCGACCACTGGGACGGCGGGGCGCGCATCGGGGAACTGGAGATCCTCTCCGCCGAGTCCGAAGCGCGCGGCAACGCCCTGCTCGGCGGGCAAGGCGAGTACATCCACGACATGTCGGCCACCTTCGCCCGCTCGAACGAGGACAACCCCGATGTCACCGTGGTGCGCACCCCCAACAGCGGGATGGCCGCCATGGCGATGAAGACCGACCGGGCGCCGTTCGACGACCCGCGGGTACGCAAGGCGTTCCGGCTGCTGGTGGACCGCGAGCGCTTGGTGGATGTCGTCTCCGCCGGAACCGCGCGGGTCGGCAACGACGTCTTCGGCAGCGGATACCGGTACTTCGACGACGACCTGCCCCAGCGCGGACGCGACCTGGACCGGGCGCGCCGCCTGCTGCGCGAGGCCGGCGCCCAGGACCTGGAGGTCGCGCTCGACACCTCCGAGGCCGCGCCCGGCTTCGTCGACGCCGCCACCCTCTTCGCCGAACAGGCCGCCGAGGCCGGGGCCACCGTCGACGTGCGCGTGGGCAACCAGGACACCTACTTCAGCGACATCCTGGACCAGGGCGTGTTCGCCTCCTACCGGTCCGGGTCGATGCCCATCCCCAACCACCTCGCGCTGCGCATGGTCAGCGACGCACCCCAGAACGTCACCGGCTGGAAGCGCGCGGGGTTCGACGAAGCGTTCGCCCGGGCCCAGGCCACCGCCGACGAGCAGGAGCGCACCCGCCGCTACCACGAGCTCCAGCAGGAGCTCCACGACGACGGCGGCCTGATCGTGTGGGGCTACACCGAGTGGATCAACGCCACCGCCGCGTCCCTGCGCGGTGTCGAGCGGGACGCGCCGCCCAACACCGCCGACTGGGCGAGGTTCGACCGGGTCTGGTTGGAGTGA
- a CDS encoding class I SAM-dependent methyltransferase, which yields MPVDERLAAEWLRRWDVQQERYLADREERFTVIGDVVEHAVEHTAAGRDRPCVVDLGCGPGSLAVRLAERLPEARVVGVDSDPLLLALGAATAPERVRLVDAWVGRDGWLDALGLGGGVDAAVSTTALHWLPEEQLARTYRDMAAVMRSGAVLVDGDHLEQERPRLAATAQAVRDRRLERSGVLGNEDWRSWWDAAAGVPEFADLLAERERRGATGGWGNGFTLTRHTELLHAAGFSEVGTVWQYGDNYVLVAVR from the coding sequence GTGCCCGTCGACGAAAGACTGGCCGCGGAGTGGCTGCGGCGGTGGGATGTCCAGCAGGAGCGCTATCTGGCCGACCGCGAAGAGCGGTTCACCGTCATCGGCGACGTGGTCGAACACGCGGTCGAGCACACCGCGGCGGGTCGGGACCGGCCGTGCGTGGTGGATCTGGGGTGCGGGCCCGGTTCGCTTGCTGTGCGTCTGGCCGAACGGTTGCCCGAGGCGCGCGTGGTGGGCGTCGATTCCGATCCGCTTCTGCTGGCGCTGGGCGCCGCCACCGCGCCGGAGCGGGTGCGCCTGGTCGACGCGTGGGTGGGGCGCGACGGGTGGCTCGACGCGCTCGGGCTCGGCGGCGGAGTCGACGCTGCGGTTTCGACCACGGCGCTGCACTGGTTGCCGGAGGAGCAGCTGGCCCGGACCTACCGCGACATGGCCGCGGTGATGCGATCGGGCGCGGTGCTGGTCGACGGCGACCATCTGGAGCAGGAGCGGCCCCGACTGGCGGCGACCGCCCAAGCGGTACGGGACCGGCGGCTGGAGCGCAGCGGTGTGCTCGGCAACGAGGACTGGCGGTCGTGGTGGGACGCCGCCGCCGGCGTGCCGGAGTTCGCCGACCTGCTGGCCGAGCGCGAGCGCCGCGGCGCCACCGGCGGGTGGGGCAACGGTTTCACGTTGACCCGGCACACCGAGCTGCTGCACGCCGCCGGCTTCTCCGAGGTGGGCACCGTGTGGCAGTACGGCGACAACTATGTGCTGGTGGCGGTGCGCTGA
- a CDS encoding metal-dependent hydrolase family protein, whose product MIGQSPDPVLIRNVRIFDGVDQELRHGHVLLKDRRIARVFLAPEEPPAGIEAAVVDGTRTDGTSRVLMPGLIDAHAHVMLAGSTQEQLLLGGAGLAYYNGLAEARAMLMRGFTTVRDMSGDTVDLKRVLDSGAFPGPRIYPCQAGISQTSGHADFGTAYEPPTALGGMPSRAEELGMSRIADGRDRVLAAVREQLKKGASQIKVMAGGGVASAYDPVDVCQYTPDELRAAVEAADDWGTYVSVHVYADAGIERAVEAGVRSIEHGHLAQESAFASLAQHGAWLSTQPFVESDHSYPNPASAAKNRLVCDGVERTYRWAREYGVKTAFGSDLLLDPSRSRMQALMLPRLTGFGYTAAEALAMATSGNAGLLALAGRRDPYRLDDCASPLGRIAEGAWADVLVVDGDPTRNLDLLAAPEANLAVIVKDGRIHKNLLGA is encoded by the coding sequence ATGATCGGACAGTCACCGGACCCGGTCCTCATCCGGAACGTGCGCATCTTCGACGGCGTCGACCAGGAACTGCGCCACGGCCACGTCCTCCTCAAGGACCGCAGGATCGCCAGGGTGTTCCTCGCCCCGGAGGAACCGCCCGCGGGGATCGAGGCCGCGGTCGTCGACGGCACCCGGACCGACGGCACCTCGCGAGTGCTGATGCCGGGGCTGATCGACGCCCACGCCCACGTCATGCTGGCCGGGAGCACGCAGGAGCAGCTCCTGCTGGGCGGCGCCGGGCTTGCCTATTACAACGGACTGGCCGAGGCCCGGGCCATGCTCATGCGCGGCTTCACCACCGTCCGCGACATGTCCGGCGACACGGTCGACCTCAAGCGGGTGCTGGATTCCGGAGCCTTCCCCGGGCCCCGCATCTACCCCTGCCAGGCGGGCATCTCCCAGACCTCCGGCCACGCCGACTTCGGCACCGCCTACGAGCCTCCGACCGCCCTGGGCGGGATGCCCTCGCGCGCCGAGGAGCTGGGCATGTCCCGCATCGCCGACGGACGCGACCGCGTCCTGGCCGCGGTGCGCGAGCAGCTCAAGAAGGGCGCCAGCCAGATCAAGGTCATGGCGGGAGGCGGGGTGGCCTCCGCCTACGACCCCGTGGACGTGTGCCAGTACACCCCGGACGAGCTCCGTGCCGCCGTCGAGGCCGCCGACGACTGGGGGACCTACGTCTCCGTGCACGTCTACGCGGACGCGGGCATCGAGCGCGCCGTCGAGGCAGGGGTGCGCTCGATCGAGCACGGCCACCTGGCCCAGGAGTCCGCCTTCGCCTCACTGGCGCAGCACGGCGCCTGGCTGAGCACGCAACCGTTCGTGGAGAGCGACCATTCCTACCCGAACCCGGCCTCGGCCGCGAAGAACCGGCTCGTGTGCGACGGGGTGGAACGGACCTACCGCTGGGCTCGCGAGTACGGGGTGAAGACGGCGTTCGGCAGCGACCTGCTGCTCGACCCCTCCCGAAGCCGCATGCAGGCGCTCATGCTGCCCCGTCTCACCGGCTTCGGATACACCGCCGCAGAAGCGTTGGCCATGGCCACCTCCGGAAACGCCGGCCTCCTCGCGCTTGCGGGCAGGCGCGACCCTTACCGGTTGGACGACTGCGCGTCCCCCTTGGGACGTATCGCCGAAGGGGCGTGGGCCGACGTGCTGGTGGTCGACGGAGACCCCACCCGGAACCTGGACCTGTTGGCCGCGCCGGAGGCTAACCTGGCTGTCATCGTCAAGGACGGGCGCATCCACAAGAACCTGCTCGGGGCGTAG